The stretch of DNA TGGTTTCTTTTAACAGATATGCTTTCAGTGTATTGTCTCCATTTAATACCTTAGAAATTTTGCCATTATATGAGTGGATTTCTGAGGCGTTTATCCCCTTTTATCGGGGTTAGTTTTGTTTCAAAATCACCACGCCCGAATAGACCGGTCGTCTAGTGAAAGGGCTAAAAAAAATGCTACTCTATCATCATGCTGCTGATACTTGATTTTGTGTGTTCTACTGCGTTACGCACAGGTTCTACACTGCGATTTATAACCGCCCGCTGTATGGCGCCGGACATAAGGTCATGTATAAGCTGGGCTTCCGACGCACAGTTAAAGTTTGCAGGGAGCTGGTTTGCTGCGACAGCCTCCTCGAGGACCTCGCAGAAAATACTGATCCAGTCTTCAAAACCTTGGGCAAGTTCCTTTCGCATATATTCACTGAGATCAGACACTTCAGAGGCCAGCTTTAACGCAAGGCAGGGGAATGTACCCGCAGTGGACTGAATGTAATCAATGCTTCCATCCAGATATATAAAGAGTCGCTTTAGTGGGTCTGACTCATTATCTTTACATATAAGCATTTGACGCTTATTTTCACATGCCTGATCCATGTAATGCTTGATCATCTCAGTACCAAACTTCTCTTTGGACTCAAAGTAATGGTAAAACGAACCTTTCGGAACTTTTGCGACAGTAAGTATCTGCTTCAGGCCGACGGAGTGAAAACTCTTTTCCAGCATGATTTCTTCAGCGGCATCTAAAATGCGATCTTTTGTTGTTTGTCTATCTTTCACACAAGCAGGAATAGACCAGTCGTCTAAAAAAAGCAAGAGAAAAGTAATAGCTAACTAATTTTTAACTTAAGACCATTGTTGAGCTTGCCCTATTAAATAAAGGAGTAATCCACTAGTTTTACTGGTGGGTCCCAGCTACGCTTTGCATGTATGTTGGTGATAAAAGCTGAATATCTCCTTATCATCCCGTGGTGGCGACTCGGAAGGGTAAAGAAAAGTATGAATCTGATAGTTTTTTATTCTCTCATGGTTCTTTTGAAGTAATTTTTTTTCCAAACATGGTATCGAATTTTCCGAACATGATATCGAGCCGATAGACGTGTGCGGGATAGGCAAGCATCTCATCTAGTTCTACGACCCTGAGGAAGTTACGGCCACCCGGACCGATGTTATGAGCGTTTCGTCCTGCATTGTCGGGAAAAGCTTCAAATATTCCAAAAGTTGTGTCGGAGAACCGGAGGCTAAACCATGGACCGGTGTCTGGTTCTTGCTCGACGCCGGCTAAAATGTCCCGGAGGAATTGTTCTACTTTGTCGCCCTTTCCGGGCTTGGCTTCAAGATTGATATAGTAGGCTTTACGCCCCGGTGTGTTGTCTACGCCACTCAGAACACAGCCTGGGCGGACCTCAAGTTGCTCGGTTTTGTGACCGCGATTGGGACCGGGTGATGTTGCGGCTTCATGGTTTATCGTATTTTGGATCATGTGAGTCTCCTTAGTTAATCGTTTGTTTTCCAGTTGAAATGAACGACTGCGCCAGTGCAAGCGGGCTCAGCCACGGACTGGCAACAAAAATTTTGCCAGCTATCTTAATTGTAGACTTTTCTATCTGCCACGTGATAATAATTACATTTGAAACATTACCTACCTGCCACATGGTAGATTTAATTCTAGAGGTCAAAATGGACTTTGTCAACACCAGTTTTAACATGGAAGTGAGTTCAAACTCTCGGGAGAAGATATTGGCAGCTGCCAGAAGGGTAGCGCAGGCACACGGCTACAGCGGATTGAACTTTCGTGATCTCGCGAAAGATGTAGGCATTAAAGCCGCGAGCATCTACTATTACTTCCCAAGCAAGGAAGATCTCGGCGCAGCGGTAGCTAAGCGCTATTGGGAGGACTTAGCGGCCGTTCTGGAGTCGCTGCTGGGCGAATCCTCGGACCCGTTCCTCGCCCTGCGCCAATATCACGATATGTTTCGCAAGGCGCTTGAGAATGATAATCGCATATGTCTCTGCAGCTTTATGGCTGCCGAATATGACGACCTGCCAGAGTCGGTGAAAAAAGAGGTCCAGACCTTTGCCGATGTCAATGTGGCGTGGCTGAGCAAGGTTCTATCCGCTGCGGCCGTGGTCAGCTCCCAGGAGAGTGAACAGCGGGCTCGCGCTATCTTCGCTGCCCTCGCAGGCGCACAGCTCATTGCTAGGAGCCGCTCAGATATTTCACTCTATGACGATATAATCGATAGCTACGGTGTAGCTGGTCTTTTACCGGTAAGCAACCACACTTTGGTTCGCTGAAATACAGCCAATGTGGGTTCTATCTCAAACAGGAACACTTCTGCAGGTTTTCGGACTGACTACAGGTAACGAGAGGATATGGGGTCATCCATTAAAAGGCTGTAGGCAATGGCAAAAACGTACCCTATGCAAGAAAAAAGATTTTGAAAAGAAAAGAGAAACTATATTGGTATTGGTCTGAAAAATTTGAAAAACTCCAAATTGGAGCTGATTTTGAGCATCGCTCACCATGATCCCGCAACACAATTTAAAAAGTCAATCCCAATAAGGGGTTTGAAGCCTGCTCGGGTCTACACTAAAGAAAGGGGCGCAACTCTGATCGTTGGCTCCAGTAAAGATTAAGCCTCACAGTGTGTTATCACGTTGTGAGGCTTTTTGTGTTTCAGATATGTATAAAGTAGCCATGATCCAGAAGAGGATATGCAACCTCTTCAAATGAGACTGCCTCAAAGATTGTACAAATTCATGTTGGGAGACTGGTTCAAGTCCATGTCCGGCCTGATGTGTTCTTTGGCCAACCGGCGGACATCATCCATGGTCTTTGCCGTGGAAAAGGTAGCCAGCAGGCTGTGACCAAATTGGAAATTGGCGGCAAAATAGGGTATGAACATCCTAAATCGTTTGAGTCCTCGGATAGGATCAAACTCCTGTTCCAAGGCTGTGGCCAGACGCAGGACGTAGTCCTGAAAAATAGTGTCGTCCGGCATGTAACCTGCTGTCCATTGGGCAAAGAGCCAAGGCCGGGCTATAGCCATACGTCCTACAGACACTCCATCGCAGCCTGTCGTGGCTAGCATATCATGACAGTGATGCTGGGTTGTCACATTGCCGTTACCAAAGACGGGAATGGAAACCGCTTCCTTGATGAAGCGGATGTGGTCAATGATTGGGGGACGGGTGCGCTTGTCCGGGGACACGCGCGGGTGGAAAACTAGGCAATCGGCTCCTGCTGCCTCAAGTTCTTTGGCCAGATCCACTGCCGGTCCGATCTCCTTGGACCAGCCGGTGCGGAATTTGACAAAAACAGGAATGGACACAGCCTTTCGTACTGCTTTCACCACAGCTACGGCTTTCTCAGGGGTCTTGAGCAGGGCCGCCCCTGCCTCGCGTTTGATCATTCCCCGTGCGGAGCAACCCATGTTGATGTCAACGCCAAAGAATCCCTCTCGTTCCACGCGCTCTGCTGCAATCACCAACTCGTCTGGCGTAGAGCCTGCCAATTGGCATACCAAGCTGGGGAGTTCCCACTTATGCCACCGGAATACTGGGGATATCTTGGGGTTCTCTGTTGGCACAGCCTTGGCACTGCACATTTCCGTAAAGGCCAAGCCGCAGGAGCCGTAGTGGGCCAGAACCTGACGAAAGGCACTGTGGGTCAATCCAGCCATGGGGGCTAGCCACAGGCGATTGGAGATGGTTTTTCCGCCAATAGTAATGGGGGTGTTGAGTTGGTCCGCCAGCTTGGGAAAATGTGGAGGGATGGATTTGTTCATGGGAGCTGCAATACTGGTTGATGGTGTCATGTGGTGCAGCGTTACGTATCCTGTTGTTGCATGATGGGCAAGTATTGAGATCCACTGTCAGCAAATTTGCGCGCAAAACTAGATATCTTTAGGGCGGTTCCGGTAGGTTTGAAGTTCGCCTAGATTGCGAAATATCTTGTTAATAATGGTTTACATATAAGATGTAAGCTTTTTTTACAGGTATCATTGTATTTGATCAAACCTCACGGAATTATTTTTAAAAATAAGGTACAAGGGTAAAAAGAGCTTATTTGTAATTTTGTGAGAATAATATTCATTAAAATAGTCTAAAAATGACATTTATGTGCCAATTGAGGTAGAAAACTATTGCAAACAGGCTGGCGATCAAGGAGACTAATCCGAATTTAAAGAATTTCAAATACCTCCCGAGTGATGCCATGCAGTATGAGATGATCCAGCAAGTAATGAATTGTGTTAGCTATGCTATTGTAGTTGTTGATACAAATTGTATTGTAACTAATATGAATAACGTGGCCATGGATTTTCTTAAGCGGCATGACAGGGCTGCCGTCATCGGCATTGATTCAAAGTTTATACTTCCGATTGCAACTCCTTTTATAAAACAGGGTTTAGCTTCAGAGGATTTTAAAAATGGGACTGGCAGAATTGTAAAAAAAGGAGCCGAGCTTTTTTTTGAAATAACCCCTCTGATCGTGGCCGGCGTGCTTAAAGGAGCTGTCATCAGTCTTCAGAAGCCATCCCGTTTCGAAGAACTGGCGGTTGAACTCAGCTCTTTTCAAGAAATGGCAATTACCCTGCAAGCTATTTTTGACTCATCAAGTGACGGTATATGGGTTACCAGCGGCGACGGCATAGTTACCAATATAAATAAAGCTTCGGAAAACCTTAACGGAGTGAAGGCCGGTAAAGTCCTTGGAAAGAGAATTGATGTGATCGTCAAGCAGGGTTTTGTTGATGTATCTGTCTCCAAGGAGGTTTTGGAAAAAAAACGTCAGGTCAGTATGCTTCAAAACATAACTAAAACAGGGCGGCAACTGCTTTGTACCGGTACTCCGGTTTTTGATAAGAAAGGTACTCTTTCCATGGTTGTTGTGAACGAAAGAGATGTGACTGAATTGCTTGATCTTCGGGAACATTTGAAGACTGCCAGAGAAATTACCGAAAAAGCCCGTAAGGAAATCACCAGTCTCAATATGCTGGAACTCGGAAAAGGAGCTTTCATCGCTGAAAGTAAATCCATACGCCGTTTGCTTGGTAGTGCTCTCAAATTGTCCCAGTTGGAGGTGTCGGGTATTTTGTTGCTTGGAGAATCCGGTACAGGCAAATCGCTAATGGCAAAACTTCTGCATCAGCAGAGTCCTAGAGCGTCAGGGCCTTTTTTGGCAATCAACTGTGCGGCGGTTCCCGAACAGCTCTTTGAAGCGGAACTTTTCGGTTATGAAAAAGGAGCTTTCACGGGAGCAAGGGAGACAGGCAAAGCCGGACTAATGGCTCTTGCTGACGGCGGAACTTTTTTTCTTGATGAAGTTGGCGAAATGCCCCCCTCGGTTCAGGCTAAACTGCTTAAGTGTATCGATGAAAAAGAATTTACTCCGCTAGGCGGCTCAACTCCCAAAAAAATTAATTGTGTCATAATCGCTGCTACCAATAAAGATCTGGAAGAGCAGGTGACTAAAAAGCAGTTCCGTAAAGATCTTTTTTACCGATTAAATGTATTTACCCTGACCATGCCTCCCCTGCGCGAAAGAGTAGAAGATATTTTCGCGCTGGCAACCGCGTTTCTAAAAAAATACAATGAAAGGTACGGTAAATTTAAAACCTTCTCTCCTAAGAGTTTAAGAACTCTACAAAATTATTCATTTCCCGGTAATATTCGTGAGCTGGACAGTCTTATCAAAAAAGGTGTTGCAGTGGCTGAAGAGCAGTTACTGGATAACTATCTTGAGCAAAGTCTTAATGGTGCTGAGGGTGGCGAAGTTAGCTTTGAACGCGGAGCATCCCTTCAGGAAGCGCTTGATAAAGTTGAACGCGATATTCTTATTGAAGCTAAGAAGACATGCGGAACCACACGTGAAATGGCTGAATATCTAAATACAAGTCAGCCTTCAGTTGTGCGAAAGCTGAAAAAGCATGGACTTAACCACTCTAAGTGATCTTTGATTCATAAATGTATCAACATCTATGTAGTACAGTCTTTTCTGCAATATGCCATTATATAAGTGTTTATTTAATAAATACGCTGCTTAAAATATTTATCTGATCATATTTCAGTTAATTTAAGATTCAAATTTGAATCAAAAAACTCTTAAAAATCTTTTATATGTGATTTTTGATTCATATTTGAATCAAAAATGGCTTAAATTGAAGCTTTTGTTTATGTTATCTATCTGTTTTTATTATATAATTTTATGTGGCACAGGAGATGCATTATGTGACCAAACACAAAAAAGGACGGTTAAACAGATGAGTAAGACAGAAAAGCTCTTGGAAAGAAGAAACAAGGCAGTCGCTCTGGGAGTCGGCAACTTGGGTCCGATTTTCGCAGATCATGCCTCAAATTCCACCATTACAGATGTGGACGGGGAAGAGTACATTGATTTTGTTGGCGGAATCGGAGTCAACAATGTCGGCCATTGTAATGAAAAGGTTGTCGCCGCAATCACGGCGCAGGCTGAAAAACTGGTCCATTCCTGTTTTCACATTGCCATGTATGAGCCATATGTCGCTCTGGCGGAAAAGCTTATCGAAATGACTCCAGGAAACTTTGAAAAGAAGGCTGTCCTTCTTAACAGTGGGGCCGAAGCTGTTGAGAATGCAGTTAAAATTGCAAGACTTGCCAGTGGTAAAAGTGGAATTGTCGTTTATGAAGGCGGCTTCCACGGTAGAACATTACTCACCATGAGTATGACCAGCAAGGTTAAACCATACAAATTGGGTTTTGGTCCTTACGCACCTGAAATTTACAGAATTCCTTATCCTTATTGTTACCGCTGTCCTTACGGTAAAGAATATCCTTCCTGCGATGTATATTGCGCTGAGCAGTTCAAAAAATGGTTTATCGGCAATGCCGCTCCTGAAAACATTGCGGCACTGGTGGCCGAACCTATCGCAGGTGAAGGCGGATTCCTTGTTCCTCCTCCAGAATATTTCCCCAGAATAAAAGAGATATGTGCTGACAACGGCATTTATTTCGTTGCCGATGAAATTCAGAGCGGTGGCGGCCGTACAGGTAAGATGTGCGCCATGGAGCACTGGGGAGTCGAAGCTGACCTCGTCACTATGGCTAAGAGTATCGGCGGCGGAATGCCTATCTCTGCTGTTGTCGGTAAAAAAGAAATTATGGACGCCGTGCATCCCGGCGGACTCGGCGGAACTTACGGCGGAAACCCCGTGTCATGTGCTGCCGCCTTAGCATCTATTGAATCCCTCGAAGATGGCGGTATCCTTGAAAAAGGACAGGTGCTTGGTGATAAACTTAAAAAAACCTTCCTTGCATGGCAGGACAAGTATTCAATCATAGGTGAAGTGCGCGGACTTGGTGCAATGATCGCTCTTGAAATAGTGGCTGATCGTGAAAGCAAAACTCCTGATGCAGTTGTGACCAAAAAGATTGTCGCTGATGTTGTTAAAAAGAAATTACTCCTTCTCTCCTGCGGAAACTTCGGCAATGTACTTAGAGTACTGGTCCCTCTTTCTGTAGACGAGGAAACTTTGAATAAAGGTCTTTCCATTCTTGAAGAGGCAATTGCAGAATATAGTTAATAATTAAAGAGGCCTGTTCATTTTACAGGCCTCTTTCTTTTTATAAACACCACATTTAAAAGGAGATTAAAGATGAAAATTTTTAAATCGCTTGTGGGTACGGGACTTCTCTGTGCCTTAGTGCTTGGTTTCAGTTCATTTGCTTTGGCCACCGAGACGGTCAAAGTAGGTAACATCCTTCCTCTTTCCGGTCCATCTGCGGCAGTAGGTCAGCAGGGTAAACAGGCCAGAGAGATGGCTGTTGAAGAGATCAATGCTGCCGGGGGTATTAAAGCTCTCGGAGGTGCAAAGCTGGAAATGTTTTATGCAGATTCCAAAAGTGACCCGAATGTAGGTGTTACCGCGGCAGAAAGATTAATCAATACTGAAAAAGTCAACGTTCTCAGCGGTTGCTGGAACTCAGGTGTAACTTATCCTTCCACTGCTGTTGCTGAACGTTACGGCATTCCTTTCATCGTTCCTGTTTCAGTAAGAGATACCATCACTGAACGCGGATTCAAAAATGTTTTCCGTATTGCCGCTAAAGATTCATGGTGGGCAAGAGATCAGTTCGCGTTCCTTAAAGATATCTCCAAGGAATTCGGAACTGAACTTAAAACTATCGCAATGGTTTATGAAAACGGCGACTGGGGAACCGGTCTTGCCGCTCAGTGGAAAAAGCTTATCGAAAAGAGCGGATACAAAGTCGTTCTTGATGAACCATATCCTTCCAGCGCAACTGACCTTACTCCTGTTGTTAACAAGATCCGCCGTGCAAGACCTGATGTTCTTCTGCTCGTTTCCAACGCAGCAGACGCTGTTTTGCTGACCAACACTATGGCTGATTACAGAGTCCGTCCAAAAGTAATCCTCGGAACAGGCGGCGGCCATGCTGATCCTACCTTCCTTAGCGGAACCAAAGATAATGCGCAGTACATCTTTGATATCGTCGAATGGGAAACTGACGTTAATAAGCCCGGTGTTAAGGAAGTTAACGCTAAGTACAAAGCTGAATACGGCAACAACTTAACCGGTGAAGCTGTAGATGCTTACGTATCAATGTATGTTCTTGCCGATGCACTTGAAAGAGCCGGTTCCGCTTCCCCAGATAAATTGCGCGCTGCTTTAGCTGCAACAAATCTTAAAACAGGTCCTGCGGCAATTGTTTCTTACGATTCTATCGAATTCGATAAAACCGGGCAGAACATGCATGCCTCTCCTGTTGTTGTGCAGATCAATGATCTGGGCAAAGGACTTGAGCGCATCACGATCTGGCCTAAGTCTGCACGTCGCGCAGGCTATACTCCTGTGTTCCCGATTCCTAAAAAATAAGCTGAGCGGGGCGGCTGCGTTACGGAGCCGCCCTCTTTAATGAATGCTCTTTCGTTAAAACTAACTTCTTATCTTTGGCGGTTTCTATGGATTTCTCATATCTCATACAGGACATCATCAGCGGAATTCTCATGGGCTCTATCTACGGCCTTATTGCGCTGGGTCTGACTCTGGTTTTCGGGGTGTTGAAGGTTATCAACTTCGCCCACGGGTCGTTTCTGATGGTGGGCATGTACGCCGCATATTGGGCCGTTTCAATTACGGGTCTTCATCCTTACGTCGCTCTTGTAATCGTTGTTCCGGTAATGTTTTTCTTCGGGTATTATCTGCAGAATTTTCTCATCAAGCCTATCTTTGTGGCTGAAAAGGACGTCAGGGAACCTACTACCGTAATTATTGTCACCACCGGAATCTGGTATATCCTTGATAACATCACCCTGCTTTTTTTCGGCCCGGCCTACAGAGCGTTAACTCCGAACCCGCTTAAGGGAAAGATGATGGAGTTCGGTGATATTTTTATTTCTATTCCGAAATTTTACGGCTTTCTGATCGCCATCGGCACCGCTTTATTGCTTTACCTCTTTTTACAGAAAACCCGCACCGGGAGAGCCATCAGAGCAACCAGTCTTGACCGTGACGCCGCCTCACTCATGGGCATCAATCAATGGAAAATTTTTAATGTCGCTTTCGGGATAGGTACAGCCGTAGCCGGAATCTCAGGAGTAGTGCTTACCACGTTTTATAATGTTTACCCTACAGTCGGTGTTCCGTTTGATGTAAAATCTTTTGTAATTGTTGTTCTTGGAGGGCTTGGATCAATTCCGGGGGCAATTATCGGCGGTATTATCATAGGGCTGATTGAATCCATCGGGCCGACATTTATGACATCTACCTGGACAGAAGCCATTGTTTACGTGTTGTTTCTGCTGGTTCTCTTTGTAAAACCATCTGGCCTGTTCGGTCAGAAATACGATTGGTAGGAACATATTATGACTGAAAAATTTATTAAAAAATGTTGTTTGGCTGCATGCGTCCTTTTCGCTTTCGGAATGCCGCTTGTGGTTCATAGCCCTACTTATCTCCATATTTCAATAATGCTACTTCTTTTTGCCTACATGACCACTTCATGGAATCTTGTTGGCGGATTTGCAGGAGTGCTGCCTCTCGGGCACGCGGTCTTCGTTGGTATAGGTGCTTATACATCCACAATACTATGGTTGCAGTATTCCATATCCCCTTGGATAGGTATGCTTGTAGGCGGAGTACTTTCTGCAATAGTCGGTTTCCTGATCGGCAAACCTACTCTCAAAATGCGCGGTGCATACTTTGCCCTTTCCACAATGGCTTTTGTGGAAGGCGTAAGAGTTGTGGTCGAGAATCTTCCATACATCGGACCTTTTAAACTTAACGGTCCCAGAGGGCTTAATATTCCGCCTATTGAAGCTGGGCATAATGACTTTTTCGCATTTCAGTTCGCAGGCAAAGAACCTTATTACTATATTATTCTAACCATGCTTGTCGGGGTTTTGGCTTTTACTTGGTATATTTCTCGCTCGAAGCTCGGTTATTATCTCATTGCTGGCGGTGAGGAACCTGAAGCCGCAGAGGCACTTGGAGTCAATGTTGCCAGATGTAAAGTCTGGGCGATGGTCATGAGTGCCTTTCTTACCTCACTTGCGGGAACCTTTATGGCGCAGCTTACTTTGTTCATTTATCCCAAGTCTGTGCTCACGCTTGATCTTTCATTCGAGCTTGCATTCATTGCGCTTATCGGAGGCCGCGGTTCGATTGCAGGACCGGTAATCGGAGCATTGCTTCTTCGTCCGGTAAGTGAATTCAGCCGCATCTATTTAAGTGACTCATTACCTGGAATGCATCTGATTCTTTATGGTGTAATTCTTATCGTAGTTATGTTGCTACAGCCTAGCGGACTGACAGATCCACTTACAAAGAAGTTTAATGCCATAGTCAAATTTATTGCCAAAAAAACAAACAAAAAAAAGGACTTCAACGATGAGTATGCTTAAATTCGAAGAAGTAACCATGAAATTTGGTGGACTGACCGCAGTAAATTCTCTGAATCTTGAAATTGAAAAAGGGCAGATACTTGGACTTATCGGGCCGAATGGAGCCGGAAAATCAACCGCCTTCAACTGTGCCTCCGGTGTTTATACTCCAAGTACAGGCAAAGTTTTTTTTGATGGTGAGGATATTACCGGATACAAGCCTTGGGACTTATGCCGCAAGGGACTGGCTCGCACATTTCAGATTGTTAAGCCGTTTGCCACTAAAACCGTTCTTTACAATACTACTGTTGCAGCGTTTGCAAATACTAACAGTCGTGATGAAGCAGAGTCTATAGCTCTTGATGTTCTTAAGAGTATGCATCTTGATCATCGTAAGGATGACATTTCCGGTTCTTTGACCATTGCTGACCGTAAGCGTCTTGAGATTGCAAAGGCTATGGCAACTAAACCTAAGCTTCTGCTTCTTGATGAAGTTATGGCTGGACTTAGACCTACCGAAGTTGATGAAATGATCGATGTGTTCAGGGAAATCCGCGAAAACGGGATCACCATCTTTGTAATTGAACACATCATGCGCGCAATTATGGCCCTATCTGATGAGCTTGTTGTAATTCATTTCGGTACCAAAATATCGGAAGGTAAGCCTGAAGAAGTCGCTCAGGATGAGAATGTAATTAAAGCGTACCTCGGGGGTGACTATGTCGCTGCTTAATATAAATAAGATAGATGTGAGCTACGGTGACGTTCAGGTCATCTATGATCTTTCTTTGCATGTTAATGAAGGCGAGGTTGTTTCTATTATCGGTGGTAACGGAGCGGGGAAGTCTACCTTGCTGCGGACCATTTCCGGATTGCTCAACCCGTCGGGCGGTGAAATTAAATTTGCATCGGATAATATTCAGGGCAGTACTCCTGAGAAGATAGTCGATGCCGGATTGATCCATATACCGGAAGGGCGTAGATTGTTTTCGCTGATGTCGGTTTACGATAACCTTATCGTCGGGGCATACAGCAAAAGAGCTAAGGATCACGTGGAAAAATCACTTGCAACCGTTTATGAAATGTTTCCGCGTCTTGAGGAACGTAAAGACCAGCTTGCTATGACTCTTTCCGGTGGTGAGCAGCAAATGGTTGCAATCGGCAGAGGGATTATGGCTTGTCCCAAGCTTATGATGCTTGATGAACCCTCACTCGGTTTGGCTCCGATATTGATCAACGAGATTTTTGCCAATGTTCGTGCTATTGCTGATAAGGGAACAACTGTACTGCTGGTTGAGCAGGATGTTCAGCATTCACTTTCTCTTTCTGACAGAGGCTATGTTCTGGAGCATGGACGGGTATCGATGGAAGGAAGTGCCAAGGATCTTCTTAATAATCCTCACATCAAGACCGCCTATTTGGGAATTTAACCTTAATAGTAATTTAATTTATATAGATTTAAATACAAGGAGCCTTTTTATGAGTATTCAGAGTCTTAATCCGGCTACCGAAGAAATAGTCGCCTCTTTTGATCCATTGTCAGAAAGCGATTTGCAGGACGTTCTTGATTCCACCGCGGAGTCTTGGACCGCGTGGAAATTAAAAAGTTACAGCGAACGGGCCGGACTCCTGAAAAAAGCCGCAGAACAGTTACGTATTCAGAGTAAAAAGCTTGCTGAAATTATGGCCGTAGAAATGGGCAAGCCTGTACGTATGGGCGAAGGTGAAGCTCTAAAATGCGCCGCGGTATGCGAATATTACGCAGATGAAGGCGAGGGGATGCTTGCTCCTGTCCCTGTCGAAGGTGTGGGGCGTAAAGCATATATCACTTTCGAACCGCTTGGCACTGTGCTGACAGTTATGCCTTGGAATTTCCCGTTCTGGCAGGTGTTCCGCATAGCAGCTCCTTCGCTTATGGCTGGGAACACAGTTGTTCTCAAACATGCCTCCAACGTCCCGCAGTGTGCTTTGGCTATTGAAAAAATATTTGTGGATGCAGGATTTCCTGCAAATGTATTCAGAACGTTGCTCATAGGGGCCGGTCAGGTTGAAACTGTTCTGGATCATAAATCAGTGTTCGCCGTAAGTCTTACCGGAAGTGAACATGCCGGTCAGAAAGTGGCTTCCGCCGCTGGCGCAAGACTGAAAAAATCAGTCATGGAACTGGGCGGCAGTGATCCTTTGATTGTGCTTGCCGATGCCGATCTTGAAGAAGCTGTAAAGGTTGCAACCATGTCTAGGTGCGGTAACACAGGGCAAACCTGCATTGCTGCAAAAAGGTTTATCGTGATGGACGAGGTTTACGATGAATTCTTATCCCGACTCACGGAAAGCATGTCTAATCTGGTTGTAGGTGATCCTCTTGATCCGAAAACGGACATGGGGCCGATGTCATCCGGTCCTTTGCGCGCAGAGTTGCAGAAACAGGTTGATCGCTGTGTTAAAGTCGGCGGAAAGATTTTGATCGGCGGCAGTATCCCTGACGGAAAAGGATATTACTACCCGCCAACCATAGTTACTGATATGCCGACAAGTGCGGATGTTTGCAAAGAGGAATTGTTCGGACCTGTTGCAATGGTTTTCCGCGTGTCTTCCGTTGACGAAGCTGTCACCGTAGCAAACGATACTCCGTTCGGCCTTGGCGGTTCGGTTTGGTCTAAGGATGAGGATATGGCGGCAAAGGTCGCGTCTCGCATCAAAACCGGTTGTGTTTTCATCAACAGTCTTGTCCGCAGTGATGTGCATCTGCCGTTCGGTGGAATCGGCATTTCCGGCTATGGTCGTGAACTTGGAAGTTACGGAATCCGCGAATTCGTTAATGTAAAACCGATTTGTATCGGCTGATTATAGATAAGTTTTCTTAGGGATAAATTAGAATTGCTTGGATAGGCTTCACTGGGCG from Desulfovibrio gilichinskyi encodes:
- a CDS encoding ABC transporter substrate-binding protein, encoding MKIFKSLVGTGLLCALVLGFSSFALATETVKVGNILPLSGPSAAVGQQGKQAREMAVEEINAAGGIKALGGAKLEMFYADSKSDPNVGVTAAERLINTEKVNVLSGCWNSGVTYPSTAVAERYGIPFIVPVSVRDTITERGFKNVFRIAAKDSWWARDQFAFLKDISKEFGTELKTIAMVYENGDWGTGLAAQWKKLIEKSGYKVVLDEPYPSSATDLTPVVNKIRRARPDVLLLVSNAADAVLLTNTMADYRVRPKVILGTGGGHADPTFLSGTKDNAQYIFDIVEWETDVNKPGVKEVNAKYKAEYGNNLTGEAVDAYVSMYVLADALERAGSASPDKLRAALAATNLKTGPAAIVSYDSIEFDKTGQNMHASPVVVQINDLGKGLERITIWPKSARRAGYTPVFPIPKK
- a CDS encoding branched-chain amino acid ABC transporter permease yields the protein MDFSYLIQDIISGILMGSIYGLIALGLTLVFGVLKVINFAHGSFLMVGMYAAYWAVSITGLHPYVALVIVVPVMFFFGYYLQNFLIKPIFVAEKDVREPTTVIIVTTGIWYILDNITLLFFGPAYRALTPNPLKGKMMEFGDIFISIPKFYGFLIAIGTALLLYLFLQKTRTGRAIRATSLDRDAASLMGINQWKIFNVAFGIGTAVAGISGVVLTTFYNVYPTVGVPFDVKSFVIVVLGGLGSIPGAIIGGIIIGLIESIGPTFMTSTWTEAIVYVLFLLVLFVKPSGLFGQKYDW
- a CDS encoding branched-chain amino acid ABC transporter permease, with amino-acid sequence MTEKFIKKCCLAACVLFAFGMPLVVHSPTYLHISIMLLLFAYMTTSWNLVGGFAGVLPLGHAVFVGIGAYTSTILWLQYSISPWIGMLVGGVLSAIVGFLIGKPTLKMRGAYFALSTMAFVEGVRVVVENLPYIGPFKLNGPRGLNIPPIEAGHNDFFAFQFAGKEPYYYIILTMLVGVLAFTWYISRSKLGYYLIAGGEEPEAAEALGVNVARCKVWAMVMSAFLTSLAGTFMAQLTLFIYPKSVLTLDLSFELAFIALIGGRGSIAGPVIGALLLRPVSEFSRIYLSDSLPGMHLILYGVILIVVMLLQPSGLTDPLTKKFNAIVKFIAKKTNKKKDFNDEYA
- a CDS encoding ABC transporter ATP-binding protein — translated: MSMLKFEEVTMKFGGLTAVNSLNLEIEKGQILGLIGPNGAGKSTAFNCASGVYTPSTGKVFFDGEDITGYKPWDLCRKGLARTFQIVKPFATKTVLYNTTVAAFANTNSRDEAESIALDVLKSMHLDHRKDDISGSLTIADRKRLEIAKAMATKPKLLLLDEVMAGLRPTEVDEMIDVFREIRENGITIFVIEHIMRAIMALSDELVVIHFGTKISEGKPEEVAQDENVIKAYLGGDYVAA
- a CDS encoding ABC transporter ATP-binding protein → MSLLNINKIDVSYGDVQVIYDLSLHVNEGEVVSIIGGNGAGKSTLLRTISGLLNPSGGEIKFASDNIQGSTPEKIVDAGLIHIPEGRRLFSLMSVYDNLIVGAYSKRAKDHVEKSLATVYEMFPRLEERKDQLAMTLSGGEQQMVAIGRGIMACPKLMMLDEPSLGLAPILINEIFANVRAIADKGTTVLLVEQDVQHSLSLSDRGYVLEHGRVSMEGSAKDLLNNPHIKTAYLGI
- a CDS encoding NAD-dependent succinate-semialdehyde dehydrogenase, which encodes MSIQSLNPATEEIVASFDPLSESDLQDVLDSTAESWTAWKLKSYSERAGLLKKAAEQLRIQSKKLAEIMAVEMGKPVRMGEGEALKCAAVCEYYADEGEGMLAPVPVEGVGRKAYITFEPLGTVLTVMPWNFPFWQVFRIAAPSLMAGNTVVLKHASNVPQCALAIEKIFVDAGFPANVFRTLLIGAGQVETVLDHKSVFAVSLTGSEHAGQKVASAAGARLKKSVMELGGSDPLIVLADADLEEAVKVATMSRCGNTGQTCIAAKRFIVMDEVYDEFLSRLTESMSNLVVGDPLDPKTDMGPMSSGPLRAELQKQVDRCVKVGGKILIGGSIPDGKGYYYPPTIVTDMPTSADVCKEELFGPVAMVFRVSSVDEAVTVANDTPFGLGGSVWSKDEDMAAKVASRIKTGCVFINSLVRSDVHLPFGGIGISGYGRELGSYGIREFVNVKPICIG